Proteins encoded together in one Desulfovibrio intestinalis window:
- a CDS encoding helix-turn-helix domain-containing protein → MPSARTIGSRIRSFREEREVDLETLARDTGLDQCYLEKLESDAIYPSIGPLQKVARALGVRLGTFLDDQFTRDPIIGCIDNTCEGEDALHTGRIPRPSYTYQPLGKGKNDRNMEPFHIRIFPDGGERKTSSHQGEEFIFVLKGELLVVYGRENHVLKPGQTIYYNSIVPHYVGAASDEPVEILAVTYNS, encoded by the coding sequence ATGCCCTCTGCCCGCACCATTGGTTCCCGTATCCGGTCATTCCGTGAAGAACGCGAAGTTGACCTTGAAACCCTGGCCCGGGATACCGGCCTCGACCAGTGTTATCTGGAAAAGCTGGAAAGTGACGCCATTTACCCCAGTATCGGCCCCCTGCAAAAAGTTGCTCGCGCTCTTGGCGTTCGCCTGGGAACTTTTTTGGACGACCAGTTCACCCGCGACCCCATCATAGGCTGCATCGACAATACCTGTGAGGGCGAAGACGCCCTGCACACTGGCCGCATCCCCCGCCCCAGCTACACCTATCAGCCTTTGGGCAAGGGCAAGAACGACCGCAATATGGAGCCCTTTCATATTCGCATTTTCCCTGACGGCGGCGAGCGCAAAACCAGTTCGCATCAGGGGGAAGAATTTATTTTTGTGCTCAAGGGCGAGCTGCTGGTGGTCTACGGACGCGAAAACCATGTGCTCAAGCCCGGCCAGACCATCTATTACAATTCCATCGTGCCCCACTATGTGGGCGCGGCGAGTGACGAGCCCGTGGAAATTCTGGCCGTGACCTACAATTCGTAG
- a CDS encoding FG-GAP repeat domain-containing protein — translation MKFAMRLTFAVCLALLATGLTTATQAAAKSAVVLPFTVNAPQSYAYLSKAVPATIQGRLNRPGVLDVRSAQGKAASQAEASKAMNSSGADYAIWGSVNVMGNDCTIEVNSVDKAGKTWSKTAQSSVSALTGTVQNLSAALGQEVFGIAGVRAPGSTAASGPRASMAPGGDIIANETGQQQVYLNPQFRYQGAGSGDGSRLRSQRLPFTMVGMAVADFNGDGKNEIALMSDNHLRIYAWDGDGKLKLLGETLVSRSNQNFSMRAIDLNRDGAMDLVVATFEGESNRPYSYFYSFKGNKFTQVSERIPYYVSVVRLPPTFTPTLVGQGWDSLKLFAPGVYTMVKAGGKYTFGTRLDLPTGATVFNIAWLPGGKAGKGDQLIMLTDDERLKVFQGNSNTLIHTTMERFSGSATGMDHYKGMPGLGVDKNYQLPSKYYAPMNMITADIGHTGEYTLLINKPISTASQIFDRYRYFPQGEIHSLYWDGVGLGLKWKTRRIRGSVAAVDLADVTNNGVLDLVVGLNTSPDLGVGSRQCMITAYPLDVSATNPNVPADMSDFEVSPN, via the coding sequence ATGAAATTTGCCATGCGACTGACTTTTGCTGTCTGCCTCGCGCTGCTTGCCACCGGGTTGACCACGGCAACGCAAGCTGCAGCCAAAAGTGCCGTGGTGCTGCCTTTCACGGTGAATGCGCCGCAAAGCTACGCTTACCTTTCCAAGGCCGTTCCGGCCACCATTCAGGGCCGTTTGAACCGCCCCGGTGTGCTTGACGTGCGCTCTGCTCAGGGCAAAGCCGCTTCGCAGGCAGAAGCCAGCAAGGCCATGAACTCCTCCGGCGCAGACTATGCCATCTGGGGTTCGGTCAATGTGATGGGCAATGACTGCACCATTGAAGTCAACAGCGTGGACAAGGCCGGAAAAACCTGGAGCAAAACTGCCCAGAGTTCCGTGAGCGCCCTGACTGGCACTGTGCAGAACCTGAGCGCTGCTCTCGGGCAGGAAGTCTTCGGTATTGCCGGAGTGCGCGCGCCCGGAAGCACGGCGGCCAGCGGTCCCCGCGCCTCGATGGCTCCTGGCGGGGACATCATCGCCAATGAAACGGGCCAGCAGCAGGTGTACCTGAACCCGCAGTTCCGTTATCAGGGCGCGGGTTCCGGCGACGGCTCACGCCTGCGCAGCCAGCGCCTGCCCTTCACTATGGTGGGCATGGCCGTGGCTGACTTTAACGGCGACGGCAAAAACGAAATCGCCCTGATGAGCGACAACCATCTGCGCATTTATGCGTGGGATGGCGACGGCAAGCTGAAGCTGCTGGGTGAAACCCTTGTTTCGCGTTCCAACCAGAACTTCTCGATGCGGGCTATCGACCTGAACCGCGACGGTGCAATGGATCTGGTTGTGGCGACGTTTGAAGGCGAAAGCAACCGTCCCTACAGCTATTTTTACAGCTTCAAGGGCAACAAGTTCACGCAGGTATCTGAACGCATCCCCTACTATGTGAGCGTGGTGCGTTTGCCCCCCACCTTCACACCCACGCTTGTGGGTCAGGGCTGGGACTCGCTCAAGCTTTTTGCCCCTGGCGTGTACACAATGGTGAAAGCCGGCGGCAAGTACACCTTCGGCACGCGGCTTGACCTGCCCACCGGGGCCACTGTCTTTAACATCGCATGGTTGCCCGGCGGCAAGGCTGGCAAGGGCGATCAGCTCATCATGCTTACTGACGACGAACGCCTCAAGGTTTTTCAGGGCAACAGCAATACGCTTATCCACACCACGATGGAGCGTTTTTCCGGCTCTGCCACTGGTATGGACCACTACAAGGGCATGCCCGGTCTTGGCGTAGACAAGAACTACCAGCTGCCCAGCAAGTATTATGCGCCTATGAACATGATCACTGCCGACATTGGCCATACTGGCGAGTATACCCTGCTGATTAACAAGCCCATATCCACGGCTTCGCAGATATTCGACCGTTACCGCTACTTCCCGCAGGGTGAAATTCACTCCCTGTACTGGGACGGCGTTGGCCTTGGCCTCAAGTGGAAGACGCGCCGCATCCGTGGTTCCGTCGCTGCTGTAGACCTGGCTGACGTGACCAACAACGGTGTACTTGACCTTGTGGTGGGGCTGAACACTTCGCCGGACCTCGGCGTTGGCAGCCGCCAGTGCATGATTACCGCTTATCCGCTGGACGTTTCGGCCACGAACCCCAACGTTCCGGCTGATATGAGCGATTTTGAAGTGAGTCCCAACTAA
- the sppA gene encoding signal peptide peptidase SppA, which yields MTDKDFSQDEPLCMAGAMPSPANGNNTAHCAPQTVQQQATDAPCAAACPLAQIPASVWKNLLHRPFRKRHPIIFWCGIVLFFGLLGGFITKATGDEGGFTGGGSQIALVSVNGPILNVEPTLEWLRKVARNPSVKGVLVRVDSPGGGAAASQEVYDALKALAQKMPVAVSMGSVAASGGLMVSMAGQRVFANPSTVTGSIGVRMDVPQLQGLMDKVGVGQETLVVGTYKDAASYMRPMTPEQRTYFQGLLNDMYGQFVDIVAQGRNMPREQVVKLANGKVYTGQEALKLGLVDEMGGRDQALRWLAQKTGVPVDRKLLTRPKEGNWLGRGLTAMLGLDADAINGLAALVGMSSAGGQADPRTPAFLYQF from the coding sequence GTGACTGATAAAGACTTTTCTCAAGACGAGCCCCTGTGTATGGCAGGGGCCATGCCCTCGCCTGCCAATGGCAACAATACCGCGCACTGTGCGCCTCAGACTGTTCAGCAGCAGGCGACAGACGCCCCCTGCGCAGCCGCCTGCCCACTGGCGCAGATTCCGGCAAGCGTTTGGAAGAATCTGCTGCACCGTCCCTTCCGTAAGCGTCACCCCATTATCTTCTGGTGCGGTATAGTGTTGTTTTTTGGTCTGCTGGGCGGCTTTATTACCAAAGCCACTGGAGATGAAGGCGGCTTCACGGGCGGCGGCAGCCAGATTGCCCTGGTCTCGGTGAACGGCCCCATACTTAATGTGGAGCCGACCCTGGAATGGCTGCGCAAGGTTGCCCGCAATCCTTCAGTAAAAGGCGTTCTGGTGCGTGTGGACTCGCCCGGCGGCGGCGCGGCTGCTTCGCAGGAAGTCTACGACGCCCTGAAAGCCCTTGCGCAAAAAATGCCCGTGGCGGTAAGTATGGGGTCCGTGGCGGCGTCTGGCGGCCTTATGGTCAGCATGGCCGGGCAGCGCGTGTTCGCCAACCCCTCCACAGTCACAGGCTCCATCGGTGTGCGTATGGACGTGCCCCAGCTTCAAGGTCTTATGGATAAAGTTGGCGTGGGACAGGAAACTCTGGTGGTCGGCACCTATAAAGACGCAGCTTCATACATGCGGCCTATGACGCCGGAACAACGCACCTATTTTCAGGGCCTGCTGAACGATATGTACGGACAGTTTGTGGATATTGTGGCTCAAGGGCGCAATATGCCCCGCGAACAGGTGGTAAAACTGGCCAACGGCAAGGTTTACACAGGACAGGAAGCCCTCAAGCTTGGCCTTGTGGACGAAATGGGCGGCCGCGATCAGGCGCTGCGCTGGCTGGCGCAAAAAACTGGCGTGCCCGTTGACCGCAAGCTTTTGACCCGTCCCAAAGAAGGCAACTGGCTGGGGCGCGGCCTCACGGCCATGCTTGGCCTGGATGCGGACGCCATTAACGGTCTTGCCGCCCTTGTGGGGATGTCTTCCGCTGGCGGGCAGGCTGACCCGCGAACCCCGGCCTTTTTGTACCAGTTCTAG
- a CDS encoding carbamoyltransferase HypF, protein MSEKYSVRRAFVASGQVQGVGFRPFVYRLAHEGGLTGTVGNTSEGVRMEVQGTEDAVSLFGLRLQAELPPLARLTGLKQEDMPCVPDEDAFAIVQSSGHAGHSVLVSPDVGVCADCLADMADPENPRYKYPFTNCTNCGPRYTITRSIPYDRAVTSMSCFPLCPRCAAEYGDPADRRFHAQPVACPVCGPALWFVDKKDVAAGRTCPSAVGSCSGAAVENTQGADAGQSREALASAALACSGQALLDGGILAIKGLGGFQLACDARNAAAVDTLRQRKNRPHKPLALMARDIQAIRSFCDLTPEHEALLACPEKPIVLCPRRQDQGADALPPQVAPDSRHVGFMLPNTPLHSVLFDWLAAQASQSPVLVMTSANAGGEPICLGNREALERLPHLADAWLLHDRDILVRVDDSVITLQPQTGPAAAAASPDATQPGRSEPLFYRRARGYVPRPVFLADNVEAVEAPHTMEMSGTPDTLGTSGAPSTFDAPDTPGMQHTAETPGTPSMPDTPDARGASGMRDTADTAGVAGSASAQKTAKSGKTVPAAPCVLGTGAELKATCCLTRGNEAFVGQHVGDLENPAIFGFYEEVIAHLEKLLEVRPQALVCDLHPDFLSTRYAEARAAREGLPLWRLQHHAAHAASVLAENACLEPALALCLDGTGLGDDGTVWGGELLFMDLGKPEWRRLGRLSPFALPGGDAAVREPWRIAQALIRQGADFGYMDAEAALAFAPWLAEHAQASRAVGEMLARGINCPVTSSCGRLFDAVAAQLGLCAATTYEGQAAIRLEDAASRAGGPLGAVLAGCADLTDMRRTSGMVWPVGMALCDGLLEMDSAGLFAKVAQSVTEGMPVAEAAGRFHLSLAIALAGMAGRAARSLGITTVGLSGGVMQNAIMARLLPRALDFFGLKALVHHELPPGDGGLSLGQAVWGRRMLAATDEAFPA, encoded by the coding sequence ATGAGCGAAAAATATTCAGTACGGCGGGCTTTTGTGGCTTCCGGCCAGGTGCAGGGCGTGGGTTTTCGTCCCTTTGTCTACAGGCTTGCGCACGAAGGCGGCCTCACGGGAACCGTGGGCAATACTTCGGAAGGCGTCCGCATGGAAGTGCAGGGAACGGAAGATGCGGTAAGCCTTTTCGGCCTTCGCCTGCAGGCGGAGCTTCCTCCCCTGGCCCGTCTTACCGGGCTCAAGCAGGAAGACATGCCTTGCGTTCCTGACGAGGATGCCTTTGCCATTGTGCAGAGCAGCGGCCACGCCGGGCATAGCGTGCTGGTCAGCCCGGATGTGGGAGTGTGCGCCGATTGCCTGGCTGATATGGCCGACCCGGAAAATCCGCGCTACAAATATCCCTTCACCAACTGCACAAACTGCGGGCCGCGCTATACCATCACTCGCTCCATTCCCTATGACAGAGCCGTCACGTCCATGAGCTGTTTTCCTCTTTGCCCCCGTTGCGCGGCGGAATATGGCGATCCGGCAGACAGGCGCTTTCATGCACAGCCCGTGGCTTGTCCTGTTTGCGGGCCTGCCCTCTGGTTTGTGGATAAAAAGGATGTTGCGGCAGGCCGTACCTGCCCCTCTGCGGTGGGATCTTGCAGCGGCGCGGCAGTTGAAAATACGCAGGGTGCTGATGCGGGACAAAGCAGGGAAGCTCTTGCCAGCGCGGCTCTGGCCTGTTCCGGTCAAGCGCTGCTGGACGGCGGCATTCTGGCCATCAAGGGGCTTGGCGGGTTTCAGCTTGCCTGCGACGCCCGCAACGCCGCCGCCGTGGATACACTGCGGCAGCGCAAAAATCGCCCGCACAAGCCGCTGGCGCTGATGGCCCGGGATATTCAGGCAATACGCTCTTTTTGTGACCTCACGCCAGAGCACGAGGCCCTGCTTGCCTGCCCGGAAAAGCCTATTGTGCTTTGCCCGCGCCGGCAGGACCAGGGGGCGGACGCTCTGCCGCCACAGGTGGCTCCCGACTCGCGTCATGTGGGTTTTATGCTGCCCAACACGCCCCTGCACAGCGTGCTTTTTGACTGGCTGGCCGCGCAGGCATCGCAGTCTCCGGTTCTGGTCATGACCTCGGCCAATGCCGGGGGGGAACCCATTTGCCTTGGCAACAGAGAGGCGCTTGAGCGCCTGCCGCACCTTGCGGATGCCTGGCTGCTGCATGACCGGGATATACTGGTACGGGTGGACGACAGCGTTATCACCCTGCAACCGCAAACTGGCCCGGCAGCGGCTGCCGCTTCCCCTGACGCAACGCAGCCGGGCCGGAGTGAACCGCTTTTTTACCGCCGTGCGCGGGGCTATGTACCGCGCCCTGTATTTCTGGCTGACAATGTGGAAGCCGTGGAAGCTCCGCATACAATGGAGATGTCCGGTACGCCTGACACGCTTGGCACCTCGGGCGCACCTAGTACTTTTGATGCGCCCGATACTCCGGGAATGCAGCATACAGCGGAAACGCCCGGTACACCCAGTATGCCTGATACTCCTGACGCGCGCGGTGCATCGGGGATGCGAGATACTGCGGACACAGCGGGTGTGGCGGGTTCCGCCAGTGCACAGAAAACAGCAAAAAGCGGCAAAACCGTGCCAGCCGCTCCCTGCGTTCTTGGAACCGGGGCTGAGCTCAAGGCCACATGCTGCCTCACGCGCGGCAACGAGGCCTTTGTGGGACAGCATGTGGGAGATCTTGAAAATCCTGCAATTTTCGGCTTCTATGAAGAAGTTATTGCCCATCTGGAAAAACTTCTGGAGGTTCGGCCCCAAGCTCTTGTTTGCGACCTGCACCCCGATTTTCTTTCCACCCGCTATGCCGAAGCCCGCGCAGCGCGGGAGGGGTTGCCCCTGTGGCGCTTGCAGCACCATGCGGCCCATGCGGCCTCGGTTCTGGCCGAAAACGCTTGCTTGGAACCAGCTCTGGCCTTGTGTCTGGACGGAACAGGCCTTGGCGACGACGGCACAGTCTGGGGGGGAGAACTACTCTTTATGGATTTGGGCAAGCCCGAATGGCGGCGGTTGGGGCGATTGTCGCCCTTTGCATTGCCCGGTGGAGACGCCGCCGTGCGTGAGCCGTGGCGCATCGCGCAGGCCTTGATCCGGCAGGGTGCGGACTTTGGCTATATGGATGCTGAAGCTGCGCTGGCCTTCGCACCCTGGTTGGCAGAGCACGCGCAGGCCTCGCGCGCTGTTGGGGAAATGCTGGCGCGCGGCATCAACTGCCCTGTAACGTCCAGTTGCGGGCGGCTGTTTGACGCTGTGGCGGCCCAGCTTGGGCTGTGCGCGGCGACAACCTACGAGGGGCAGGCGGCTATCAGGCTGGAGGACGCGGCCAGCCGGGCGGGAGGCCCGCTGGGCGCTGTGCTGGCTGGCTGTGCGGATTTGACGGACATGCGGCGCACATCAGGCATGGTCTGGCCTGTGGGCATGGCCTTGTGTGACGGCCTGCTGGAAATGGACAGCGCCGGACTTTTCGCCAAGGTTGCGCAAAGCGTGACGGAAGGTATGCCCGTAGCCGAGGCGGCTGGGCGCTTTCATCTGAGTTTGGCCATCGCTTTGGCTGGCATGGCCGGAAGGGCTGCGCGGTCGCTTGGCATTACAACGGTGGGGCTGAGCGGCGGCGTCATGCAGAACGCCATTATGGCGCGATTGCTGCCTCGGGCCCTGGACTTCTTTGGATTGAAGGCGCTGGTCCACCATGAGCTGCCGCCTGGTGACGGCGGCTTGTCTCTGGGGCAGGCTGTGTGGGGCAGAAGAATGCTGGCTGCTACTGATGAAGCATTTCCAGCGTAA
- a CDS encoding RsmB/NOP family class I SAM-dependent RNA methyltransferase, whose translation MSKPATRSFRIVCEEAHTTAVEALLRAQGYEFEPEPFSPLCRRLLAEPRPLGSSLAAFFGYIYIQDRSSMLPPVALAPAAGASVLDMCASPGSKTGFLAQLVGRTGFVLGNEPSPTRLGTLRANLHQCNLIQAGTCSYSGDALPLRPGSWDTILLDPPCSGWGTAEKHPQVLKLWQGDKLDSLTSLQQRLLRHAANLLAPGGRLVYSTCTTNVAENEDQVRFAEEELGLVRDHLAPIPGFVWEELPGGEGTLRVDGARSQAQGFYVARLRKPGNAPESALPCGPDAAPTDEFGSANEFSTGSAPETAFSESPRFGRKKAARPPRQTLGQALPPDCLAGPTCDPAQLPPGQAVLYGEHVRFIPVQAAALLPQECVWQGALLGKLGGGRLDAAPRLRALMSGKPDAASSLVLEDLNEISALLTGQSRQTGLQGREAALWWRDLPLGRLSLKQGRAVAGFR comes from the coding sequence ATGTCCAAACCAGCCACCCGTTCATTCCGTATTGTTTGTGAGGAAGCCCATACCACAGCCGTGGAGGCTCTGCTGCGTGCCCAGGGCTACGAGTTCGAGCCCGAGCCCTTTTCCCCCTTGTGCCGCCGCCTGCTGGCCGAACCGCGCCCTCTGGGCAGTTCACTGGCGGCGTTTTTTGGCTATATCTATATTCAGGACAGATCTTCAATGCTGCCGCCAGTGGCCCTGGCCCCCGCCGCCGGAGCCTCTGTGCTGGACATGTGCGCGAGCCCCGGCAGTAAAACGGGGTTTCTGGCGCAACTTGTGGGGCGCACGGGCTTTGTGCTGGGCAACGAACCTTCGCCCACACGGCTGGGCACCCTGCGCGCCAACCTGCACCAGTGCAACCTGATCCAGGCGGGCACCTGCTCCTACAGCGGCGACGCCCTGCCCCTGCGCCCCGGCTCGTGGGACACCATTTTGCTCGATCCGCCCTGTTCCGGCTGGGGCACGGCGGAAAAACATCCGCAAGTGCTCAAGCTCTGGCAGGGCGACAAGCTGGACAGCCTCACAAGCCTGCAACAGCGGCTGCTGCGCCATGCGGCAAACCTGCTGGCCCCCGGCGGCCGGCTGGTCTACTCCACCTGCACGACCAATGTGGCTGAAAACGAAGATCAGGTACGGTTTGCCGAAGAAGAACTGGGGCTTGTGCGCGACCATCTTGCGCCTATTCCCGGTTTTGTGTGGGAAGAGCTGCCCGGCGGTGAAGGCACACTGAGAGTGGACGGCGCGCGCTCCCAGGCCCAGGGATTTTATGTGGCCCGGTTGCGCAAACCCGGCAATGCGCCGGAAAGCGCGCTGCCCTGCGGCCCAGATGCTGCGCCAACCGATGAGTTTGGCAGCGCAAACGAATTTTCCACAGGTTCCGCGCCGGAAACTGCATTTTCTGAATCTCCGCGCTTCGGGCGCAAAAAAGCTGCCCGCCCGCCCCGTCAGACGTTGGGTCAGGCTTTGCCGCCGGACTGCCTTGCCGGGCCCACATGCGACCCTGCGCAGCTTCCTCCCGGTCAGGCGGTGCTGTACGGCGAACATGTACGCTTTATCCCTGTTCAGGCCGCCGCACTGCTGCCGCAGGAATGCGTATGGCAAGGCGCGCTGCTGGGCAAACTGGGCGGCGGCAGACTGGACGCGGCCCCGCGCCTGCGCGCTCTTATGTCCGGAAAACCGGATGCCGCATCAAGCCTTGTACTGGAAGATCTGAACGAAATCAGCGCGTTGCTCACCGGGCAAAGCCGCCAGACAGGACTTCAGGGACGCGAGGCTGCCCTGTGGTGGCGCGATCTGCCCCTGGGCCGTCTGTCGCTCAAGCAGGGACGTGCTGTGGCGGGCTTTCGGTAG
- a CDS encoding sensor domain-containing diguanylate cyclase: protein MNNLNIFDLNMVLDMLPNAIFLKDENLHFVFVNKAYEVMFGVSRNYILGKSVLEMAHLPEEEREMYQADDMATLDKQEFNHHIFSYRFADGKMHTCLHWSGGFTDENNVRGYLGVIVDITEQSRTIGILRSQLNSMVTKVKLADESSLTDSLTQLQTRKYLDLVLDKYAKVEKRPFCCIMLDVDRFKDINDTFGHLAGDSVLKDVGAAIRQCARSNDIICRYGGDEFVVLLPNCTFKKAVSAAERIRTAVAGRVARPDGKPVSVSLGCSEHDGHGDGLRTLHEADKALYAAKQAGRNHVCVAPV, encoded by the coding sequence ATGAATAATTTAAATATATTCGATTTGAATATGGTGCTGGACATGCTGCCCAACGCCATCTTTCTTAAAGATGAAAATCTGCACTTTGTTTTTGTGAACAAGGCTTATGAAGTGATGTTCGGCGTGAGCCGGAATTATATTCTGGGCAAATCAGTGTTGGAGATGGCTCATCTGCCCGAAGAAGAGCGGGAAATGTATCAGGCTGATGATATGGCCACCCTGGATAAGCAGGAATTCAACCACCATATTTTCAGCTACAGGTTCGCGGACGGCAAGATGCACACATGCCTGCACTGGAGCGGCGGATTCACAGACGAAAACAATGTGCGTGGGTATCTGGGCGTCATCGTAGATATTACAGAGCAAAGCCGCACCATCGGCATACTGCGGAGCCAGTTGAACTCAATGGTCACCAAGGTCAAACTGGCAGACGAAAGCAGCCTGACTGATTCCCTTACCCAGTTGCAGACTAGAAAATACCTGGACCTTGTGCTGGACAAATACGCCAAGGTGGAAAAAAGGCCTTTCTGCTGTATTATGCTGGATGTGGACCGGTTCAAGGATATTAACGACACGTTCGGACATCTGGCGGGCGACAGCGTTCTCAAGGATGTGGGCGCGGCGATCCGCCAGTGTGCGCGCAGTAATGACATCATTTGCCGCTATGGCGGTGACGAATTTGTGGTTTTATTGCCAAACTGCACGTTTAAAAAAGCCGTGTCTGCGGCAGAAAGAATACGTACTGCCGTGGCTGGGAGGGTTGCCAGACCAGACGGAAAGCCTGTGAGCGTAAGCCTGGGTTGCAGCGAACATGACGGACACGGTGACGGCCTGCGCACGCTGCACGAGGCAGACAAGGCTTTGTATGCGGCCAAACAGGCTGGTCGCAACCATGTATGTGTGGCGCCAGTGTAG
- a CDS encoding AMP-binding protein, translating to MEKKVRQRQAQFELREWTLGQILDHTVSRFPDNEALVYADRDFRQTWREFGEIVDRFAKGLMALGVKKGEKVAVWATNVPYWVALQFATAKIGAILITVNTNYREHELRYLLTHSECENLFLIDSVRDHDYLETLYRIAPELRVQARQSFVCKSLPHLKRVCFLGMEKHRGMYSVPEILSLSVMVDDDEYKARQDSLHPWDVINMQYTSGTTGFPRGVMLTHVGVGLNGYWIGRHQNFGPNDRVCLPVPLFHCFGCVLGVSACVNHGATMVILESFNPLKVLAAVDSERCTALYGVPTMFLAELEHKLFHRFDMSTLRTGIMAGSVCPEPLMRRVIGDMNMKEITICYGLTEGSPVMTQSDIHDTLEQRCETVGCAMPGIEVRVADPETCEELPRGQVGEILCRGYNVMKGYYNMPEDTAKAISPEGWLHSGDLGVMDEEGYLRITGRIKDMIIRGGENVYPREIEEYLMGMPGVLDVQVVALPSFKYGEEVAAFIIPRPGVEIQPEDVRDFCRGKIAWFKVPKYVAMISGFPLTASGKIQKYLLREQAAELWPEAMQPKL from the coding sequence ATGGAAAAAAAAGTTCGCCAGCGCCAAGCCCAGTTTGAATTGCGCGAATGGACACTGGGGCAGATTCTCGACCACACGGTAAGCCGCTTTCCTGACAATGAGGCCCTTGTTTACGCCGACCGTGATTTCCGCCAGACATGGCGGGAATTCGGCGAGATTGTCGACCGCTTTGCCAAGGGGCTTATGGCTCTTGGCGTGAAGAAAGGCGAAAAGGTGGCAGTTTGGGCCACCAACGTGCCCTACTGGGTTGCCCTGCAATTTGCCACAGCCAAAATTGGCGCGATTCTTATTACGGTAAACACCAACTACCGTGAACACGAACTGCGCTACCTGCTCACCCACTCGGAATGCGAAAATCTTTTTCTCATAGACAGCGTGCGTGACCACGACTATCTGGAAACCCTGTACCGCATTGCGCCGGAGCTGCGCGTGCAGGCCCGCCAGTCCTTTGTGTGCAAAAGCCTGCCCCACCTGAAGCGCGTCTGCTTTCTGGGTATGGAAAAGCACCGCGGCATGTATTCCGTGCCCGAAATTCTCTCTCTGTCCGTTATGGTGGATGATGACGAGTACAAGGCCCGGCAGGACTCCCTGCACCCCTGGGACGTCATCAACATGCAGTACACTTCGGGCACGACGGGCTTTCCGCGCGGGGTCATGCTTACCCATGTGGGCGTGGGCCTCAACGGCTACTGGATAGGACGCCACCAGAATTTTGGCCCCAATGACCGCGTGTGCCTGCCCGTGCCGCTCTTCCACTGCTTCGGCTGCGTGCTGGGCGTTTCGGCCTGCGTCAACCACGGGGCCACAATGGTTATTCTTGAGTCGTTCAATCCGCTCAAGGTTCTGGCCGCCGTCGATTCCGAGCGCTGCACCGCCCTTTACGGCGTGCCCACAATGTTTCTGGCGGAGCTTGAGCACAAGCTTTTTCACCGCTTTGACATGTCTACCCTGCGCACAGGTATTATGGCCGGTTCCGTTTGCCCCGAACCCCTCATGCGCCGCGTCATTGGCGACATGAACATGAAGGAAATCACCATCTGCTACGGCCTGACCGAAGGTTCTCCGGTCATGACGCAGTCTGACATTCACGACACGCTGGAGCAGCGCTGTGAAACTGTGGGCTGCGCCATGCCGGGCATTGAAGTACGCGTGGCAGACCCTGAAACCTGCGAAGAGCTGCCGCGCGGCCAGGTTGGAGAAATCCTCTGCCGGGGCTATAATGTCATGAAGGGCTACTACAATATGCCCGAGGACACGGCCAAGGCCATCAGCCCTGAAGGCTGGCTGCATTCCGGCGATCTGGGCGTGATGGACGAAGAAGGCTATTTGCGCATCACGGGCCGTATAAAGGATATGATTATCCGCGGTGGCGAAAACGTGTACCCCCGCGAGATTGAGGAATACCTCATGGGCATGCCCGGCGTGCTGGACGTGCAGGTAGTGGCCTTGCCCAGCTTCAAGTATGGCGAAGAAGTGGCGGCCTTTATCATTCCCCGCCCCGGCGTGGAAATTCAGCCTGAAGACGTGCGCGACTTCTGCCGGGGCAAGATAGCCTGGTTTAAAGTTCCCAAATACGTCGCCATGATAAGTGGCTTTCCTCTTACAGCCAGTGGCAAAATTCAGAAATATTTGCTGCGTGAACAGGCCGCTGAGCTGTGGCCCGAAGCCATGCAGCCCAAACTGTAG